From Bacillus sp. FSL K6-3431, the proteins below share one genomic window:
- a CDS encoding sulfatase family protein yields the protein MGKRKQPNILLISTDQQHWNTIHGLGNETIHTPNLDRLVEEGVAFERAYVASPVCSPSRSSIITGEYPSRHKCWNIGVELDENRTTMGHLMTEHGYTTGLFGKAHFKPVLKEGSFEAPPHIHDRDFWKEWQGPYYGFEKVAMVHGHSDEDSSHGMHYGTWLVEQGIDPSKYFGPSGGHREGSWGLPEEYHYTRWTANQTMDFIENREEDKPFLAWCSFQDPHNAFLCPEPWNSMYDPDQMPPFIEKEGEMADKPLIHQCLLEDRMNELDIDVTSDPGHNTGGVQCLGHTNKKLGYDRARKWLASYYGMISLIDHHIGRILDRLDELGLAEDTLIVFTSDHGDYAGNHGFWLKGPIHYDDILRVPFLVRWKGELPEGRRTTSLMSLVDLAPTFLEAAGIDKCPSMQGTSQLNTMYQPDQATRDWCLVENRAEPSFYVKTLVTNRYKLNYYLDRGEGELYDLEEDPNEFVNLYNKKDYAEIKCKMFQKLVDIYGELEKPIPTRQSFA from the coding sequence GTGGGAAAAAGAAAACAGCCTAACATTCTGTTAATTTCAACAGATCAACAACATTGGAACACCATTCATGGATTAGGAAACGAAACAATACATACTCCGAATTTGGACCGATTGGTGGAGGAAGGGGTTGCTTTTGAGAGGGCATATGTGGCAAGCCCGGTTTGTTCTCCAAGTCGTTCCTCTATTATTACAGGGGAATACCCATCGAGACATAAATGCTGGAATATAGGTGTGGAATTAGATGAAAACAGAACAACTATGGGTCATTTAATGACGGAACATGGGTATACGACAGGATTGTTTGGAAAAGCCCATTTTAAGCCTGTACTAAAAGAAGGTAGTTTTGAAGCTCCGCCACATATACATGATCGTGACTTTTGGAAGGAGTGGCAAGGTCCATACTACGGATTTGAAAAAGTTGCAATGGTTCACGGACATTCCGATGAAGACTCTTCCCATGGTATGCATTATGGGACGTGGTTAGTCGAACAGGGAATTGATCCTTCGAAGTATTTTGGACCTAGTGGTGGGCATCGCGAAGGTTCTTGGGGTTTACCGGAGGAATATCACTACACTCGTTGGACAGCAAATCAGACGATGGATTTTATCGAAAACAGAGAGGAAGATAAGCCGTTTTTAGCTTGGTGTAGTTTTCAAGATCCGCATAATGCCTTTTTATGTCCAGAACCATGGAATAGTATGTATGATCCCGATCAAATGCCTCCGTTTATTGAAAAAGAGGGGGAAATGGCTGATAAGCCACTTATTCATCAATGCTTATTAGAAGATCGGATGAATGAGCTTGATATTGATGTTACATCTGATCCGGGCCATAATACGGGGGGAGTTCAGTGTTTAGGTCATACGAATAAAAAGCTCGGTTACGATAGAGCCAGAAAATGGCTTGCATCTTATTATGGGATGATCAGCCTTATAGATCACCATATTGGACGTATTTTAGATAGGTTAGATGAGTTAGGCTTGGCCGAAGACACATTAATTGTTTTTACTTCTGATCACGGTGATTACGCTGGTAATCATGGCTTTTGGCTGAAAGGGCCGATACACTATGATGATATTTTACGTGTTCCGTTTCTTGTTCGTTGGAAAGGCGAGCTTCCGGAAGGCAGAAGGACAACTTCGCTTATGAGTTTAGTGGATTTAGCACCAACATTTCTAGAGGCTGCCGGAATAGATAAATGTCCTTCCATGCAGGGAACTAGTCAATTAAATACGATGTATCAACCTGATCAAGCTACACGAGATTGGTGTTTAGTGGAAAATCGTGCAGAACCTAGCTTTTATGTAAAAACACTTGTGACAAATCGATATAAGCTAAATTATTATCTTGATCGGGGTGAAGGTGAACTTTACGATCTTGAGGAGGATCCAAATGAATTTGTTAATTTGTATAACAAAAAGGACTATGCAGAGATTAAATGTAAGATGTTTCAAAAGTTAGTGGATATCTACGGTGAATTAGAAAAACCGATCCCAACGAGACAAAGTTTTGCCTAA
- a CDS encoding helix-turn-helix transcriptional regulator, translating to MKEFSHEHAEHWFHNPTPIEKAGGLWPIRAGQNKAKSNYRMGPRIITYYSLHFILAGEGSFSQNETIKEIQQGDIFCLLPNQTHQYSSNPDHPLRMFWLAFDGRQANPLLKRIGITNYSTHVKGILSEEITGILSELATHFKKDDEDDDLFGLSIMYKLFHSLSVQSKQKDLTPTPPRNWLQKSQEYMNMHFAENVSVKDVAKYVGIHRSYFTDSFVNEVGVTPGKYLLSLKMNRALELISEKAHTITEIALSLGYSDLYSFSRAFKNYYDVSPNQYLANK from the coding sequence TTGAAGGAATTTTCCCATGAACATGCAGAACATTGGTTTCATAACCCAACCCCTATCGAAAAGGCGGGTGGACTTTGGCCCATTAGGGCGGGGCAGAACAAAGCCAAGTCAAATTACAGGATGGGGCCGCGTATAATCACATATTACAGCCTACATTTTATATTGGCTGGCGAGGGATCATTCAGTCAAAATGAAACAATTAAAGAAATTCAGCAAGGAGATATATTTTGCTTACTTCCTAACCAAACACATCAATATTCATCTAATCCTGACCACCCACTTCGAATGTTCTGGTTGGCCTTTGATGGAAGACAAGCAAATCCACTTCTTAAACGGATTGGGATAACGAACTATTCCACTCATGTAAAAGGTATCCTGAGTGAGGAAATTACTGGAATTTTAAGTGAACTTGCTACACATTTTAAAAAGGACGATGAAGATGATGACTTATTTGGCTTGAGTATCATGTATAAACTATTTCACAGCCTTTCTGTTCAATCAAAACAAAAGGACCTTACACCTACACCCCCTAGAAATTGGCTTCAAAAAAGCCAGGAATATATGAATATGCACTTTGCGGAGAATGTTTCCGTAAAAGATGTAGCAAAATACGTTGGGATTCACCGCTCCTACTTTACCGATTCGTTTGTAAATGAGGTCGGAGTAACACCAGGTAAATATCTGTTATCCTTAAAAATGAACAGAGCATTAGAATTGATTTCAGAGAAAGCGCATACTATAACTGAAATAGCACTCTCGCTTGGTTATTCAGATCTTTACTCCTTTTCTCGGGCTTTTAAAAATTATTATGACGTTTCACCAAACCAATACCTTGCAAATAAATAA
- a CDS encoding glycerophosphodiester phosphodiesterase: MKYRGIAHRGYPVKYPENTLSSFQAAYDLGFKVLEIDVHLSKDGIPVIMHDAKLERMTGEQGQIKDYTLNELKSFRVQGGETIPTLEETLQLMKGKMTVNIELKQQGYLYPGMEATVLELIEKVDMMDQVYVSSFDHYAIGRFRELSKDIEIGLIISGATPAVFPYMKEIGAKYLAVEVSFITEEYVQICKENDITLIAWTVNSEEQMNRMASYPSVLCTTDELEKFKNFNMSHYE, from the coding sequence ATGAAATATAGAGGAATTGCACACCGAGGATATCCGGTGAAATATCCAGAAAACACGTTATCTTCCTTTCAAGCAGCTTATGACCTAGGTTTTAAGGTTTTGGAAATTGATGTCCATTTAAGTAAAGATGGTATTCCGGTAATTATGCATGATGCTAAGCTTGAACGGATGACCGGAGAACAGGGGCAAATTAAAGATTATACATTGAATGAATTAAAATCCTTTCGTGTTCAAGGAGGAGAAACTATTCCCACATTGGAAGAAACATTGCAGCTTATGAAAGGCAAAATGACCGTTAATATTGAATTAAAACAACAAGGATATCTTTATCCGGGAATGGAGGCAACTGTTTTAGAATTGATTGAAAAAGTGGATATGATGGATCAAGTTTATGTTAGTAGTTTTGATCATTATGCCATAGGTCGATTCCGAGAACTCTCCAAAGATATTGAAATTGGTTTGATAATAAGTGGAGCGACACCTGCCGTTTTTCCATATATGAAGGAAATAGGTGCGAAATATTTGGCTGTAGAGGTATCATTTATAACGGAAGAGTACGTACAAATATGCAAAGAGAATGATATTACACTTATTGCCTGGACGGTAAATTCTGAAGAACAAATGAACAGAATGGCTAGTTATCCTTCTGTATTATGTACCACAGACGAACTTGAAAAGTTCAAAAATTTTAATATGAGTCACTACGAGTAA
- a CDS encoding carbohydrate ABC transporter permease yields MITKINQKFSEDKVFNIVIYTIAIMIIVIVLYPLIFVVSASLSDPNMILNGEVWLYPKGLTFDAYAQVFQDGRIWNSYKNTVVYTVLGTFINLILTTLLAYPLSRKDLPGRNIFMLIIVFTMFFQGGIIPTYLIVQNLEMIDTIWAMVIPNAIATYNVIVMRTFFQSSIPWELQEAALIDGCGDFKLFLKIILPLSKPIIAVMVLFYAVGHWNSYFDALIYLDRDHLYPLQIILREILIQNQSAMENAVMDFEMVNQVMLAESMKYAVIVIASLPVIVLYPFVQKHFVKGVMIGSIKG; encoded by the coding sequence ATGATTACAAAGATTAACCAGAAATTCTCCGAAGACAAGGTTTTTAATATTGTCATTTACACCATTGCGATTATGATTATTGTCATTGTTTTGTATCCACTCATTTTTGTTGTAAGTGCATCGTTAAGTGATCCCAATATGATCCTCAATGGAGAGGTGTGGTTATATCCGAAAGGGCTTACATTCGATGCTTATGCACAGGTATTTCAGGACGGACGGATTTGGAACAGCTATAAAAACACAGTTGTATATACAGTATTAGGAACATTTATTAATCTAATATTAACCACTTTACTTGCATATCCGTTGTCAAGAAAGGATTTGCCGGGAAGAAACATCTTTATGTTGATTATTGTTTTTACAATGTTCTTTCAGGGAGGAATCATTCCGACCTACCTAATTGTACAAAACCTGGAGATGATTGACACTATTTGGGCTATGGTAATTCCAAATGCGATAGCAACCTATAATGTGATTGTTATGCGAACATTTTTCCAAAGCAGTATTCCTTGGGAATTGCAAGAAGCGGCTTTAATAGATGGCTGTGGTGATTTTAAACTGTTTCTGAAGATTATTCTACCTTTATCAAAGCCAATTATTGCCGTGATGGTTCTGTTTTACGCTGTAGGTCACTGGAATTCCTATTTTGACGCCTTAATTTATTTAGATCGTGATCATTTATATCCCCTTCAAATTATTTTAAGGGAAATACTCATTCAAAATCAGTCTGCTATGGAAAATGCTGTTATGGACTTTGAGATGGTGAATCAGGTAATGTTGGCTGAAAGTATGAAGTATGCGGTTATTGTAATTGCTAGTTTGCCAGTTATTGTTTTGTATCCATTTGTACAAAAGCACTTTGTTAAAGGGGTTATGATCGGTTCTATAAAAGGATGA
- a CDS encoding ABC transporter permease: protein MNLKPELAHRKSKKTVPVLNPKKKLWKQILKRYELYLMLLLPMAWYVIFTYGPMYGLQIAFKEYLPISGFWGSEWVGLEHFKRFFSSYYFWRLIKNTVTIQMFSLIIGFPIPILLALLVNEIRMNKFKKTLQNITYIPHFISVVVVVGMLSLFLDPENGIVNIALSHLGIDPVPFMQKPEWFKFLFISSNIWTDMGWQSIIYIAALSGVDPQLYEAARVDGASRLQRVIHVSIPAILPTIIILLILDIGHFMDIGFQKILLMQNDLNMSSSDVIATFTYRKGILDGDYSYTTAIGLFNAVINFILLILINQLGKKKAETSLW, encoded by the coding sequence ATGAACCTTAAACCTGAACTTGCTCATCGAAAATCAAAAAAGACGGTTCCAGTTCTGAATCCAAAAAAGAAGCTTTGGAAGCAAATTTTGAAGCGATATGAATTATATTTAATGCTTTTATTACCCATGGCTTGGTATGTTATTTTTACGTACGGCCCCATGTATGGACTGCAGATTGCGTTTAAAGAATATTTACCCATAAGTGGATTTTGGGGGAGCGAATGGGTTGGGCTCGAGCACTTTAAGCGGTTTTTTTCTTCCTATTATTTTTGGAGACTAATAAAAAATACAGTTACAATCCAAATGTTTTCCTTGATTATTGGCTTTCCAATCCCAATTCTATTAGCTTTGTTAGTCAATGAAATTAGAATGAACAAATTTAAAAAAACGCTTCAAAATATCACCTACATTCCTCATTTTATTTCAGTAGTAGTGGTTGTAGGGATGTTAAGCCTATTTTTGGATCCAGAGAATGGGATTGTTAATATTGCGCTAAGTCATTTAGGTATTGACCCGGTACCGTTCATGCAAAAACCTGAATGGTTTAAATTTCTTTTTATCAGTTCAAACATATGGACCGATATGGGATGGCAGTCCATTATTTATATTGCTGCATTGAGCGGTGTGGACCCACAATTGTACGAAGCAGCTAGAGTTGATGGTGCCAGCCGTTTGCAAAGGGTTATACATGTTTCAATTCCAGCTATTTTACCTACAATTATCATTCTTTTGATTTTGGATATTGGTCATTTTATGGACATTGGCTTTCAAAAAATATTATTGATGCAAAATGATTTGAATATGTCTTCCAGCGATGTTATTGCAACCTTTACCTATCGAAAGGGTATTTTAGATGGTGACTACAGTTATACAACTGCGATTGGCCTATTTAATGCTGTGATTAATTTTATATTGTTGATATTGATTAATCAGCTAGGAAAGAAAAAAGCTGAGACGAGCTTATGGTAA
- a CDS encoding extracellular solute-binding protein, which produces MKKSVLFLLLIVSACVVFSGCSSKGSSNQADPAKEDPPTDFNEEGLPIVDEPITLTMFAARSAANGPYKEMFMFQEYEKKTNIKFEYSDVPNEGFDEKKNLVFGKKDLPDIFYKAYISNDNLMKYGSSGALVPLEGLINKYAPNIQSIFDKYPEVEKGVTSPDGHIYGMSSVIEPLVQRTNKLWMNKKMLEDANMDEPETTDDLYNLLKAFKDKYPDRTPFLTSSVQDLVNALSGSWGLYRQMGYSINIDNDKVHIWLKDDKYKQLLMYLNKLYEEGLIGHKVMDQEYAEYIAQMQSGELGLFTNQAADAFPQVADQYKGIAPVKGPDGDQGYISSPIARDTGAFAISASNEHPEASIRWLDYLYDGDEGSMFFAYGEEGKTFEYDEDGVPGYTDEIRNLPKGTGSAFPGPGGGTPQYSTLKTAGAVNTPVDAEAASKMEPYVLESVYPAPMFEEDVSKEIYDIRDDLDTYTNESRAKFITGDLSFDSWDQYVSTVNDIGLDKLEEIYQEAYDKQFK; this is translated from the coding sequence TTGAAGAAAAGTGTTTTATTCCTACTATTGATTGTATCAGCATGTGTAGTCTTTTCAGGTTGTAGTTCAAAAGGAAGTTCAAATCAGGCCGATCCTGCGAAGGAAGACCCGCCAACTGATTTTAATGAGGAAGGTTTACCAATTGTCGATGAGCCTATTACATTAACAATGTTTGCAGCCAGATCTGCCGCAAATGGGCCATATAAAGAAATGTTTATGTTTCAGGAGTATGAAAAAAAGACCAATATCAAGTTTGAATATAGTGATGTACCGAATGAGGGATTTGATGAGAAGAAAAATTTAGTATTCGGTAAAAAGGATCTGCCAGACATATTTTATAAGGCGTATATTTCCAATGACAATTTAATGAAATATGGCAGTAGTGGAGCGTTAGTTCCATTGGAAGGATTAATTAACAAGTATGCACCAAACATTCAATCCATTTTTGATAAGTATCCGGAGGTGGAAAAAGGGGTAACCTCACCGGATGGTCACATTTATGGAATGTCAAGTGTTATTGAACCTTTGGTACAAAGAACTAATAAGTTATGGATGAATAAGAAGATGCTTGAAGATGCCAATATGGATGAACCTGAAACAACGGATGATCTATATAACTTGCTAAAAGCGTTTAAGGATAAGTATCCCGATCGGACACCATTTCTAACGAGTAGTGTACAAGACCTTGTTAATGCGCTTAGCGGGTCATGGGGACTATATCGGCAAATGGGCTATAGTATCAATATTGACAATGACAAGGTTCATATTTGGTTAAAGGATGATAAGTATAAACAATTGTTAATGTATTTGAACAAACTCTATGAAGAAGGTTTAATTGGCCATAAAGTTATGGACCAAGAATATGCTGAATACATTGCCCAGATGCAATCAGGTGAACTTGGCTTGTTTACCAATCAAGCAGCTGACGCTTTTCCGCAGGTTGCTGATCAATATAAAGGGATAGCGCCTGTTAAAGGCCCAGATGGGGATCAAGGATATATTTCTAGTCCCATTGCTCGCGATACAGGAGCATTTGCAATTTCTGCTTCAAATGAACATCCGGAAGCGTCTATTCGCTGGTTAGATTACCTTTACGACGGGGATGAGGGATCCATGTTTTTCGCATATGGCGAGGAAGGAAAGACATTTGAATATGATGAAGACGGTGTACCAGGGTATACAGACGAAATTCGTAATTTGCCCAAAGGCACTGGCTCTGCATTTCCAGGACCAGGAGGTGGTACGCCACAATATTCAACGCTCAAAACTGCAGGAGCGGTAAATACGCCGGTAGATGCTGAAGCCGCTTCAAAGATGGAGCCGTATGTTTTGGAGAGTGTGTATCCAGCACCAATGTTTGAAGAGGATGTGTCGAAAGAGATATATGACATACGAGATGATCTTGACACGTATACCAATGAAAGTAGGGCAAAATTCATCACAGGGGACCTTAGTTTTGATTCCTGGGATCAATATGTATCAACGGTAAATGATATAGGCCTAGACAAACTTGAAGAAATTTATCAGGAAGCATATGATAAACAATTTAAATAA
- a CDS encoding carbohydrate-binding protein — protein sequence MNWDYAGLVTEEPSTKAAYAPEVTYWNGAFYMYTSPGGNGHYVYKSSSPLGPFVKQTDNLGMGIDGHVFIDDDGQWYFYGTGANNISAYKMEDPYTFGPAINTGAEMDGWTEAASVFKRHGQYYMTYVGNHVWSKAYRINYATSDSPTKNFKEKPLQNPILLNTEGENVGLGHNAIIRGPDLDSEFIVYHSHANPGRYINMDRIAWNGDKMTVLGPTTFEQQNPSLPDFSDRFKQNDIGTKWSKVNGGTWSIDDHGLEQKSINDTTWHRLVTTYETESNYTAEFNMTLMNKNESANPYYGAVFSYQDEDNYGIAVLSSNENQLETNFVVDGVKQEWEKSALPADFDYKQLHQIRVEKADSKFTIFVDGMQKQTRDVDSLNGGKIGYTTSDVHASFGYIATSNKVNGSNVFDFHKPLPGKIEAVHYNSGGDGIGYHISDGELNHTYRKDEVDIQPNPEGGYSVQLAKKEWLQYNVNTKEKGKYSINLRVATGKNGAKVRLWADGKTDFTGIVDVPNTDGQWQNFIIDNVSLPKGKHKMKVEVVQGSLSFASFEVSKYKDVPLLFEDFNDGSDSKWDRYEGIWKVDTNLDSESVFDGYKPIPGDIEAAYYITGGEGVAYHDTTPKNIGGVLRDDAVDIRDKPGGGTAVGWNQTGEWLKYNVDIKEEGIYNLEMEYGTTFQDAKVRFWLDDDIDLTGIVDVPTTDDWNNWQRLIVESIQLPKGEHTLKIEIVKGEFDISKFHFRSFDIHKTIPGTIEAEDYNLGGEGTAYHVHTDSNTDEEFRKDGVDIKLDPEGGYAITSLEKGEWIKYNVNISESRKYGLDFIANNSYENTKIRISLNDGTDLTGVVNIPVTDGSKNWENISISDLGLPQGKHTLKIEVIDGALSFAKMIFHTFDSVHLLPGKVMAVDYMLGGEGIAYHDKTAGNIGRKYRYDGVDIRNHPDGTFNIGWNQPGEWYKYNVDIATGGKYVLDMSVATNIQGSQVRLWLDDEIDLTGVIDIPQTGELDNWSSVIKENISLPSGKHTIKVETVKGDFDFHHFSFIKQDQYQEMDQEGFYRSGAGTFGKSVTGDSAWHNYIIEADVQVVDGKGDGGILFRVNNPAHGKELNHNNGDMLQGYTAYVNEDGVHLGKFNYDWSYLAGAKLDDPIDEWQHIKVVVKGTNIKIYVGDMDKPKIDYDDHSPTAFIHGKVGVRSFFSDTKYDNIFVMPLEPSTNDMLSILKERQKDLSEKEYQSLKIHLTAVGQFEKKGAAGKVSKHMESFKQLLDYQLENELISKELYGILTVATNLLIEKWEGK from the coding sequence ATTAATTGGGATTATGCTGGGCTTGTCACTGAGGAACCAAGCACGAAAGCAGCTTATGCTCCTGAAGTGACGTATTGGAATGGGGCCTTTTATATGTATACATCGCCAGGTGGAAATGGACATTATGTCTATAAAAGTTCAAGTCCTTTAGGCCCTTTTGTAAAACAAACAGATAACTTGGGAATGGGAATTGATGGTCACGTCTTTATTGATGACGATGGACAGTGGTATTTTTATGGTACGGGGGCTAACAACATTAGTGCTTACAAAATGGAAGATCCTTATACATTTGGTCCAGCCATAAACACAGGAGCGGAAATGGACGGATGGACTGAAGCTGCATCGGTATTTAAAAGACATGGACAATATTATATGACCTATGTGGGTAATCATGTTTGGAGCAAAGCATATCGCATTAACTATGCGACAAGTGATTCCCCAACGAAAAACTTTAAAGAGAAGCCATTGCAAAATCCAATTCTTCTTAATACGGAGGGCGAAAATGTCGGATTAGGACATAATGCCATTATAAGAGGCCCAGATTTAGATTCTGAGTTTATTGTGTATCATAGTCATGCTAATCCTGGTCGCTATATTAATATGGATCGGATCGCATGGAATGGGGATAAAATGACGGTGCTAGGCCCGACCACATTTGAACAACAAAATCCAAGTTTACCGGACTTTAGTGATCGTTTTAAACAAAATGATATTGGTACTAAATGGTCAAAGGTTAATGGTGGTACTTGGTCGATTGATGATCATGGCCTAGAGCAAAAGTCAATAAATGACACTACATGGCATCGCCTAGTCACCACTTACGAGACAGAATCAAATTATACAGCTGAATTTAATATGACTTTAATGAATAAGAACGAAAGTGCTAACCCCTATTATGGAGCGGTATTTTCCTATCAAGATGAGGACAACTATGGAATAGCTGTTTTAAGTTCAAATGAAAATCAACTAGAAACAAATTTCGTTGTTGATGGTGTGAAACAAGAATGGGAGAAATCGGCACTTCCTGCTGATTTTGATTATAAACAGTTACATCAAATCAGAGTTGAAAAGGCAGATTCCAAGTTTACTATTTTTGTAGATGGAATGCAAAAGCAAACAAGGGATGTTGATTCTTTAAATGGTGGGAAGATTGGATACACGACAAGCGATGTACATGCCTCTTTTGGTTATATCGCAACAAGCAATAAAGTAAATGGAAGTAATGTATTTGATTTCCACAAACCTTTGCCAGGTAAAATAGAAGCTGTTCATTATAACTCAGGAGGGGATGGTATCGGCTATCACATTTCCGATGGTGAATTGAATCATACGTATCGGAAGGACGAAGTTGATATCCAGCCAAATCCTGAAGGTGGGTATAGTGTCCAGCTAGCGAAAAAAGAATGGCTTCAATATAACGTCAATACAAAAGAGAAAGGTAAATATAGTATTAACTTAAGAGTGGCTACAGGAAAAAATGGAGCAAAAGTGCGATTATGGGCTGATGGCAAGACTGATTTTACTGGTATCGTCGATGTTCCAAATACTGATGGTCAATGGCAAAACTTTATTATAGATAATGTCTCTTTGCCAAAAGGAAAACACAAAATGAAAGTAGAGGTCGTTCAAGGCTCATTATCTTTCGCTAGTTTTGAAGTGAGTAAGTATAAAGATGTACCGCTTCTTTTTGAAGATTTTAATGATGGTTCTGACTCTAAATGGGATCGATATGAAGGAATTTGGAAGGTAGATACAAATCTTGACTCCGAAAGTGTATTTGATGGATATAAACCGATCCCTGGAGACATCGAAGCAGCCTATTACATCACTGGTGGAGAAGGTGTTGCCTATCATGATACTACTCCAAAAAATATCGGGGGTGTGTTACGAGATGATGCTGTTGATATTCGCGATAAGCCAGGGGGCGGGACAGCGGTCGGATGGAATCAAACCGGGGAATGGTTAAAGTATAATGTTGATATTAAAGAGGAAGGAATCTACAATCTGGAAATGGAATACGGCACGACTTTCCAAGATGCAAAAGTACGATTTTGGTTGGATGATGACATCGATTTAACAGGTATAGTTGATGTTCCCACGACGGATGATTGGAATAATTGGCAGAGGCTAATAGTCGAAAGTATACAATTACCAAAAGGAGAACATACGTTAAAGATTGAAATTGTGAAAGGGGAATTTGATATCTCTAAATTTCATTTCAGATCCTTTGATATACACAAAACAATCCCTGGAACAATTGAAGCAGAAGATTATAATCTCGGTGGTGAAGGTACCGCTTATCATGTTCACACTGATTCAAATACCGATGAGGAATTTAGAAAAGATGGAGTAGATATTAAACTTGATCCAGAAGGTGGGTACGCCATCACCAGTTTAGAAAAAGGAGAATGGATAAAATATAATGTAAATATATCCGAATCGAGAAAATATGGACTTGATTTCATTGCCAACAATTCTTATGAAAATACAAAAATAAGAATATCATTAAATGATGGGACAGATTTAACAGGAGTTGTTAATATTCCGGTTACAGATGGAAGTAAGAATTGGGAAAATATTTCCATATCCGATTTAGGCTTACCGCAAGGAAAACATACTCTAAAAATTGAAGTGATCGATGGTGCATTATCTTTTGCAAAAATGATTTTCCATACATTTGATAGTGTTCACCTCTTGCCGGGGAAAGTTATGGCAGTAGATTACATGCTTGGTGGCGAAGGTATCGCATATCATGATAAAACCGCGGGAAATATCGGGCGTAAATATCGTTATGATGGCGTTGATATTCGCAACCATCCTGATGGTACGTTTAACATTGGATGGAATCAACCAGGTGAATGGTATAAATACAATGTTGATATTGCCACCGGTGGTAAATACGTATTGGATATGAGTGTTGCGACTAATATACAAGGTAGTCAAGTGAGATTGTGGTTAGATGATGAAATAGATCTCACGGGAGTGATTGACATTCCGCAAACAGGTGAGTTGGATAATTGGTCTAGCGTGATAAAAGAAAACATTTCATTACCTAGCGGAAAACATACGATCAAAGTAGAAACGGTGAAGGGTGATTTTGATTTTCATCATTTCAGTTTTATTAAACAAGATCAGTATCAAGAAATGGACCAAGAAGGATTCTATCGTTCTGGGGCCGGAACATTTGGAAAGTCAGTGACCGGCGATAGTGCTTGGCATAATTATATCATTGAAGCAGATGTCCAGGTTGTGGATGGAAAAGGGGATGGCGGTATCCTATTCAGGGTAAATAACCCCGCCCATGGAAAAGAACTGAACCACAATAATGGCGACATGTTGCAAGGGTATACGGCATATGTCAATGAGGACGGAGTTCATCTCGGCAAGTTTAACTACGATTGGAGTTACCTGGCCGGAGCAAAATTAGATGATCCAATAGATGAATGGCAACATATTAAAGTGGTTGTGAAAGGAACAAATATAAAGATTTATGTCGGGGACATGGACAAGCCAAAAATTGATTATGATGATCATAGTCCTACCGCGTTTATACATGGTAAGGTTGGTGTCCGAAGTTTTTTCAGTGATACAAAATACGATAATATTTTTGTGATGCCACTTGAGCCAAGTACAAATGATATGTTGTCAATCCTTAAGGAGCGTCAGAAGGATTTATCTGAAAAGGAATATCAATCTCTTAAGATCCATTTAACAGCAGTAGGTCAATTTGAGAAAAAAGGTGCAGCTGGGAAAGTAAGCAAACATATGGAAAGTTTCAAGCAATTACTTGATTATCAGCTAGAAAATGAGCTGATCTCTAAAGAGCTGTACGGGATTCTGACGGTAGCGACGAACTTGCTTATCGAGAAATGGGAAGGCAAATAA